One segment of Alnus glutinosa chromosome 2, dhAlnGlut1.1, whole genome shotgun sequence DNA contains the following:
- the LOC133859930 gene encoding E3 ubiquitin-protein ligase RGLG2 encodes MGGRSSKEASWRQTSFPRSNSSSPSGYQPPYGQESFNYAPQPSYSSPQDYPSSQEYVSQDYGGGQAPDNRAKLERRYSRIADNYNSLEQVTEALARAGLESSNLIVGIDFTKSNEWTGARSFNRRSLHHIGDGRNPYEQAISIIGKTLIVFDEDNLIPCFGFGDASTHDKDVFSFYPDERFCNGFEEVLSCYREIVPHLRLAGPTSFAPIIEMAMTIVEQSGGQYHVLLIIADGQVTRSVDTEHGKLSPQEQKTVDAIVEASKFPLSIILVGVGDGPWDMMKEFDDNIPARDFDNFQFVNFTELMSKNVPQSRKEAEFALAALMEIPSQYKATIELNLLGGQKGISPHRVPLPPPIYGAASSSNLKPSRLSSFEPGVPSYYGDSKPVSTEPSVPPYYGDSRPDSTAPPVTSSTYDNQLCPICLSNPKDMAFGCGHQTCCDCGEDLELCPICRRQILTRIRLF; translated from the exons ATGGGGGGTAGGAGTTCAAAGGAGGCGAGTTGGAGGCAGACTTCATTTCCCCGTTCGAATTCTTCTTCGCCGAGTGGGTATCAACCACCATATGGCCAAGAAAGTTTCAATTATGCGCCCCAACCGTCATATTCGTCGCCGCAGGATTATCCTTCTTCCCAAGAGTATGTTTCACAAGATTATGGTGGTGGGCAGGCCCCTGATAACAGAGCGAAGCTAGAGAGGAGGTATTCAAGAATCGCCGATAATTACAATTCCTTGGAGCAG GTGACGGAAGCTCTTGCACGTGCTGGCCTtgaatcttcaaatcttattgTTGGTATTGATTTCACAAAGAGCAATGAGTGGACAG GTGCAAGGTCATTTAACAGACGAAGTTTGCATCACATTGGAGATGGTCGAAATCCCTATGAACAAGCAATATCCATTATTGGGAAAACCTTGATTGTGTTTGATGAGGATAACTTGATACCCTGTTTTGGATTTGGAGATG CATCGACACATGATAAAGACGTCTTCAGTTTCTATCCAGATGAGAGATTTTGTAATGGATTTGAGGAAGTGTTGAGTTGCTACAGGGAAATTGTCCCGCACTTACGACTTGCAG GACCAACTTCATTTGCGCCTATAATTGAGATGGCCATGACCATTGTGGAGCAGAGTGGTGGGCAGTACCATGTTTTACTAATAATTGCGGATGGACAG GTAACTAGGAGTGTAGATACTGAGCATGGCAAGCTTAGTCCGCAGGAGCAGAAAACTGTCGATGCCATTGTTGAAGCAAG CAAGTTCCCTCTATCGATTATATTAGTTGGTGTTGGAGATGGACCTTGGGACATGATGAAGGAATTCGATGACAATATCCCTGCTAGGGACTTTGACAATTTTCAA TTCGTGAATTTTACAGAACTTATGTCCAAGAATGTGCCTCAATCCCGAAAGGAGGCAGAATTTGCTCTTGCAGCCTTGATGGAAATCCCTTCTCAGTACAAGGCAACTATAGAGCTTAATTTGCTGGG CGGTCAGAAAGGCATTTCTCCCCATAGGGTTCCCCTCCCCCCACCTATCTATGGTGCAGCATCTTCCAGCAACTTGAAGCCTTCTCGTCTTTCCAGTTTTGAACCAGGTGTTCCTTCTTATTATGGAGACAGCAAGCCTGTTAGCACTGAACCAAGTGTTCCTCCTTATTATGGAGACAGCCGGCCTGACAGCACGGCTCCACCTGTTACTAGTTCCACTTATGATAACCAG CTTTGCCCCATTTGCTTGAGTAACCCTAAGGACATGGCCTTTGGTTGCGGGCATCAG ACGTGCTGTGACTGTGGAGAAGACCTCGAGTTATGCCCAATATGTCGAAGACAAATCCTGACCAGAATAAGACTCTTCTAG
- the LOC133860597 gene encoding uncharacterized protein LOC133860597 — MSVSEIALVPKFPYQRLGHDQEGGFDDYDEEGYHRDMVVRSRNSWYSRSKRVPSRRRSFRLKVPSLRRFLRRKVRLLSSVRVSWGRMLKRLKESQAHFGDLFVGNYLFIQVNPTPLKYLKKDHHHLNGLSSRYSLPRVA; from the coding sequence ATGTCTGTTTCTGAGATTGCCTTAGTTCCCAAGTTTCCTTACCAGAGGCTTGGACATGATCAAGAAGGCGGCTTTGATGATTACGATGAAGAAGGATATCACAGAGACATGGTTGTGAGATCGAGGAACAGCTGGTACAGCAGGTCCAAAAGGGTGCCTTCAAGGAGGAGATCATTCAGGCTTAAGGTCCCAAGCTTGAGGAGATTCTTGAGGAGGAAAGTTAGGCTGCTGTCTTCCGTCAGAGTTTCTTGGGGTAGGATGTTGAAGAGATTGAAGGAGAGTCAGGCTCACTTTGGTGATCTTTTCGTTGGAAACTATCTCTTCATTCAGGTTAACCCTACTCCATTGAAGTACCTTAAGAAGGATCATCATCACCTCAATGGTTTGTCCTCAAGGTACTCTCTTCCAAGAGTTGCTTAA
- the LOC133860931 gene encoding pentatricopeptide repeat-containing protein At4g35850, mitochondrial, which produces MKLLLQSLNGHYRSVARVLGRRYFAASTEEYAKRNYANNASEYDTVVGALTAQRRYFLLRDVYDDMMLDGVQPTRDVFHSLIVGAMKGVRLEDGFYFRDQMKVMGLLPDVNLYNILISLCGKCKNSDHAIQMLEEMKKSEVKPNAQTFICLLNACAAAGRLDRVYAIVRDMTAAGVGLNKFCYAGLIAAHKNKTPVADDFATKVIEFVERSKDFLPVDKTRVTAENLMMGISEEEFYNIPTAEYVHRRGLFLNWQLTVYHVALHACADLKNVELMETLLEMLKNDGKTPDVFIVMQAMRCYLQSGDIDRGLKTFEDYINSGKPHSIELYVILVEGAMVGYTPKGLQLAQDTLVKMNSRGFFLSPKMGSDLLLAASGEKTGGYTIANYIWDMMQAHKIPLSFPAVEAYYKGLRDREIPEDDPRLLVVSRTYNNLRPRAGRP; this is translated from the exons ATGAAGCTCCTGCTCCAATCTCTCAATG gGCACTACAGGTCAGTGGCTCGAGTTCTGGGACGCCGGTACTTCGCGGCGTCCACTGAAGAATACGCCAAGCGAAACTATGCCAACAATGCCTCCGAGTACGACACTGTAGTCGGCGCCCTCACCGCCCAGAGAAg GTATTTCTTGTTGAGGGATGTGTACGATGACATGATGCTGGACGGGGTGCAGCCCACGAGGGACGTGTTCCACTCGCTGATAGTGGGGGCAATGAAAGGCGTGCGCTTGGAGGATGGTTTCTACTTTAGGGACCAAATGAAAGTCATGGGTTTGCTTCCTGAT GTTAATTTATACAACATTTTGATCTCATTATGCGGGAAATGCAAAAACTCAGACCATGCAATCCAG ATGTTGGAGGAAATGAAGAAATCTGAAGTAAAGCCAAATGCGCAAACTTTTATCTGTTTACTCAATGCATGTGCAGCAGCAGGCCGATTAGATCGAGT GTATGCAATTGTCCGTGATATGACTGCTGCTGGTGTTGGGTTGAACAAGTTCTGCTATGCAGGACTTATAGCTGCACACAAGAACAAGACACCTGTAGCAGATGATTTCGCCACCAAA GTCATTGAGTTTGTTGAGCGGTCCAAGGATTTTTTACCAGTTGATAAAACAAGGGTCACTGCTGAAAATTTGATGATGGGGATTTCAGAAGAGGAGTTTTATAATATACCCACTGCTGAATATGTTCATAGGCGTGGACTTTTTTTAAATTGGCAACTAACTGTTTATCATGTTGCACTTCATGCTTGTGCAGACCTCAAGAACGTAGAG TTGATGGAAACTCTGTTGGAAATGCTAAAGAATGATGGAAAAACTCCTGATGTCTTCATCGTGATGCAAGCTATGAG GTGCTATCTACAGTCTGGAGACATTGATCGTGGTCTTAAAACTTTTGAAGACTACATCAATTCAGGGAAGCCTCATTCAATAGAACTATATGTG ATACTTGTCGAGGGAGCCATGGTTGGGTATACACCCAAGGGACTGCAACTTGCTCAAGACACACTG GTAAAAATGAATTCCAGGGGATTCTTCTTGAGCCCAAAAATGGGGAGTGATCTCCTCCTTGCAGCTTCTGGAGAAAAG ACTGGTGGATATACTATTGCCAACTATATATGGGATATGATGCAAGCTCACAAAATTCCCCTTTCATTTCCTGCCGTGGAAGCATATTACAAGGGCTTAAGA GATCGTGAGATACCCGAAGACGATCCGCGACTGTTAGTAGTCTCTCGGACTTACAACAACCTTCGCCCGAGAGCCGGACGACCTTAG
- the LOC133859931 gene encoding uncharacterized protein LOC133859931, translated as MAGEEHEFNIPKSKKERPTEHKNKKKRLLDEKEEVFKERSPADVNPKSNDASTIKERKKKQRRLLVESRKVEDAQEVNRESPHEEEEQEVDRIGVAVDGNLELNGEIADIRKNKRKNKLLKEAAEADKRGICYLSQIPPHMDPLKLRQILSQYGEIQRIYLTPKKPSTQAHRKRAGKFQHQLFSEGWVEFKDKRVAKMVPKMLNGEQIGGRKRSSFYYDLWNIKYLSKFKWDDLTAETAYKSTIREQKLALEISAAKKERDFYLSKVDQARALSAIEERLEKKRKVQQESGMNSELPVSQQVRKVIRQFPQKQPVADNAGQAKPRLSMDVLAGAFGDF; from the exons ATGGCTGGGGAAGAACATGAATTTAACATTCCAAAATCCAAAAAGGAAAGGCCAAcagaacataaaaacaaaaagaagcgATTATTAGATGAAAAAGAAGAGGTTTTCAAAGAGAGGTCCCCAGCGGATGTGAATCCAAAATCCAATGATGCAAGcacaataaaagaaagaaagaaaaagcaaaggCGTTTATTGGTAGAATCTAGGAAGGTTGAGGATGCACAAGAAGTTAACAGAGAGAGTCCTCATgaggaagaagaacaagaggTTGATAGAATAGGAGTGGCAGTTGATGGGAATTTAGAACTGAATGGTGAAATTGCCgatattaggaaaaataaaaggaagaataAGTTATTGAAGGAAGCCGCGGAGGCTGACAAGCGCGGCATTTGTTACTTGAGTCAGATTCCTCCTCACATGGATCCTTTGAAGCTTCGGCAGATTCTCTCTCAGTATGGTGAAATACAACGGATTTATCTCACACCTAAAA AACCTTCTACTCAAGCACATCGTAAGCGAGCTGGTAAGTTTCAACATCAACTATTTTCAGAAGG ATGGGTTGAATTTAAAGATAAAAGGGTTGCTAAGATGGTCCCTAAGATGTTAAATGGTGAACAAATTG GCGGGAGGAAGAGGTCATCCTTCTATTATGATCTTTGGAATATCAAGTATTTGAGTAAATTCAAGTGGGATGATCTTACTGCAGAGACTG CTTACAAGAGTACCATTCGGGAGCAGAAACTAGCTCTAGAGATTTCTGCTGCCAAAAAGGAACGGGATTTCTATCTCTCTAAAGTTGATCAAGCCCGTGCTTTGAGTGCTATAGAAGAACGATTAGAGAAG AAGCGAAAGGTCCAACAGGAGTCGGGAATGAATTCTGAGCTCCCTGTTAGCCAGCAGGTACGGAAGGTGATTAGGCAATTTCCACAAAAACAACCGGTTGCAGATAATGCAGGACAAGCCAAACCTCGACTTTCTATGGACGTCCTTGCTGGG GCATTTGGTGATTTTTAG
- the LOC133859933 gene encoding ras-related protein RABB1b produces the protein MSYDYLFKYIIIGDTGVGKSCLLLQFTDKRFQPVHDLTIGVEFGARMVTIDGRPIKLQIWDTAGQESFRSITRSYYRGAAGALLVYDITRRETFNHLASWLEDARQHANPNMTIMLIGNKSDLAHRRAVSKEEGEQFAKENGLLFLEASARTAQNVEEAFIRTAAKILQNIQEGVFDVSNESSGIKVGYGRPQGPSGARDGAVAQRGGCCG, from the exons ATGTCCTACGACTACCTCTTCAAGTACATCATCATCGGCGACACAG GCGTAGGGAAATCGTGCCTGCTCTTGCAATTCACGGACAAGAGGTTCCAGCCTGTGCATGATCTCACCATTGGTGTTGAATTCGGCGCTCGCATGGTCACCATCGACGGCCGTCCCATCAAGCTCCAGATTTGGGACACC GCTGGGCAAGAATCTTTCCGGTCCATCACTAGATCTTACTACAGAGGAGCAGCTGGAGCACTTCTGGTATATGACATAACCAG GAGAGAGACATTTAATCATCTTGCAAGCTGGCTAGAGGATGCTCGGCAGCATGCAAATCCCAACATGACAATCATGCTCATAGGGAACAAGAGTGATCTTGCACATCGGAGGGCTGTCAGCAAAGAGGAAGGGGAACAATTTGCAAAGGAAAATGGACTTCTATTCTTGGAAGCATCTGCAAGAACAGCTCAAAATGTTGAAGAG GCTTTCATAAGGACTGCTGCAAAAATCCTTCAGAATATTCAGGAAGGTGTATTTGATGTATCCAATGAG TCATCTGGCATCAAGGTTGGGTATGGGCGCCCCCAAGGTCCATCAGGGGCAAGAGATGGAGCAGTTGCTCAGAGAGGTGGATGTTGCGGCTAA